A genomic segment from Deinococcus humi encodes:
- a CDS encoding chloride channel protein, whose protein sequence is MRSPLPRAVLTRLETGRVVVLSVLVGALVGGLSILLRVLLEALLRLGALVTGYAPPGTPGEGGLLMAFGDALPWGLLALPVVGALYTWLVPAAAGDALGQLVRGYHARGQWPTPLVQLRTLLGTVLAYGTGLLVGRDSALTVTGQLGARLLGRFTRLDAVEVRTLTLAGAAAALGAVLHAPLAAAVLIAEVLYRRFEFEFEVVMPCVLAAVAGTAVYGLAFGFTPLLSVPVLGVPALAQLPALLGVALATTLAGWLSLLAVRGVPEGWASDRLRPVLGGLFGLVTAAIAFYSTPAVLGDGSGWVQLGVSDFVGADGGLAGAWRWLLLALGARLAFGGGVLPSVGVGGLLGAGLGSVLGVDPALSTLIGLVAYLTVTLNVPLAAALLAVAWGGEALLPSALVAAGLAHVLSGTDGLVPGQVKSRAQSGVHQGGPGLVGGLAQLPDSVRFIPRRALEPSSEATQDTPAVPYDGPFSQEGTISADSLASERELYRRGVPPSWRGARLKLLSLPPGVEVVGIVRDGTVRLPHPEVRLTSDDELVFLARPDAYAALEGLLRLPGI, encoded by the coding sequence ATGCGTTCACCATTGCCCCGCGCCGTACTGACCCGTCTGGAAACGGGACGGGTGGTGGTTCTCAGTGTCCTGGTGGGAGCGCTGGTGGGCGGCCTGAGTATCCTCCTGCGCGTGTTGCTGGAGGCCCTGTTGAGGTTGGGCGCCCTCGTGACGGGCTACGCCCCTCCCGGCACCCCCGGCGAGGGCGGCCTGTTGATGGCCTTCGGCGACGCACTGCCCTGGGGGCTGCTGGCGTTGCCGGTGGTGGGCGCGCTGTACACCTGGCTGGTGCCGGCGGCGGCGGGGGACGCGCTGGGTCAACTGGTGCGCGGCTACCACGCGCGCGGGCAGTGGCCCACCCCCCTTGTTCAGCTGCGGACGCTACTGGGGACCGTCCTGGCTTACGGCACGGGCTTACTGGTGGGGCGGGATTCGGCCCTCACGGTCACTGGTCAGCTGGGCGCGCGGCTACTGGGGCGTTTCACTCGGCTGGACGCAGTGGAGGTCCGCACCCTGACCCTGGCCGGGGCGGCGGCAGCCCTGGGAGCGGTGTTGCATGCGCCGCTGGCAGCTGCCGTGCTGATCGCGGAGGTGCTGTACCGACGCTTTGAATTCGAGTTCGAGGTGGTCATGCCGTGTGTGCTGGCTGCCGTGGCCGGAACGGCAGTGTATGGCCTGGCTTTCGGGTTTACGCCGCTGCTGAGCGTGCCAGTCCTGGGGGTTCCGGCGCTGGCCCAGCTTCCGGCGCTGCTGGGGGTGGCGCTGGCCACCACGCTGGCCGGGTGGCTGTCGCTGCTGGCCGTGCGCGGCGTTCCTGAAGGCTGGGCCAGTGATCGGCTGCGCCCGGTGCTGGGCGGGCTGTTCGGGCTGGTCACGGCGGCCATCGCCTTTTACAGCACCCCTGCCGTGCTGGGCGACGGCAGCGGCTGGGTGCAACTGGGCGTCTCGGACTTTGTGGGGGCGGACGGCGGCCTGGCCGGCGCGTGGCGCTGGCTGTTGCTGGCGCTGGGGGCGCGGCTGGCCTTCGGGGGTGGTGTGCTGCCCTCAGTGGGGGTGGGCGGGCTGCTGGGTGCCGGACTGGGCAGCGTGCTGGGCGTGGACCCCGCGCTGTCTACGCTGATCGGGCTGGTGGCGTACCTGACCGTGACCCTGAACGTGCCTCTGGCGGCCGCGCTGCTGGCGGTGGCCTGGGGCGGTGAGGCGCTGCTGCCCAGCGCGCTGGTGGCTGCCGGCCTGGCCCACGTCCTGAGTGGCACGGACGGTCTGGTCCCAGGGCAGGTCAAGTCCCGCGCCCAGAGCGGCGTGCATCAGGGAGGGCCGGGGCTGGTCGGCGGGCTGGCGCAGCTGCCGGATTCGGTGCGCTTCATCCCACGCCGCGCCCTGGAGCCCTCGTCGGAGGCGACCCAGGACACGCCTGCGGTCCCCTATGACGGGCCTTTCTCGCAGGAAGGCACCATATCCGCCGACTCCCTGGCTAGCGAACGCGAACTGTACCGCCGCGGAGTCCCGCCGAGCTGGCGTGGGGCCCGTCTGAAGCTGCTGAGCCTGCCGCCAGGGGTGGAGGTGGTGGGCATCGTCCGGGACGGCACAGTACGGTTGCCACACCCGGAAGTGCGCCTGACCTCCGACGATGAACTGGTCTTTCTGGCGCGCCCGGACGCCTACGCTGCGCTGGAAGGCCTGCTGCGACTGCCCGGAATCTGA
- a CDS encoding DUF4388 domain-containing protein, protein MQGLLEDLPLLGILELIHTTRQTGVLDVQAEVPYTVTFVAGEIISGGILDWMGLDALYASPLLPDSGTFDFTHRPVAGPPLGPYGHLTTDWARVSDEWEKVCEVIASPSRCFQGDLFPFEGSSSVRGAARELDVPVFQAAQLVVGALKQGRLQPLDRYEWYRLRLQPAGPRARTHPVARHLNGKRTLGEATVAGLPQHAVRDYLLNELRLGLRFPGSGWVLRDLVWEQKYGVPSPGALLQHQL, encoded by the coding sequence ATGCAGGGACTTCTTGAGGACCTTCCACTGCTGGGCATTCTGGAGCTGATTCACACCACCCGGCAGACCGGCGTGCTGGATGTTCAGGCCGAGGTGCCGTACACGGTCACGTTCGTTGCCGGCGAGATCATCTCGGGGGGGATCCTGGACTGGATGGGCCTGGACGCGCTGTACGCCAGCCCGCTGCTGCCTGACAGCGGCACCTTCGACTTCACGCACCGTCCTGTGGCAGGGCCGCCGTTGGGACCGTACGGGCACCTGACCACCGACTGGGCGCGCGTCAGCGATGAGTGGGAAAAAGTTTGCGAAGTTATCGCCAGCCCCAGCCGCTGCTTCCAGGGAGACCTGTTTCCGTTTGAGGGTAGCTCTTCAGTGCGCGGCGCTGCCCGGGAACTGGATGTGCCGGTGTTCCAGGCCGCCCAGCTGGTGGTGGGAGCGCTCAAACAAGGCCGTCTGCAGCCACTGGACCGCTACGAATGGTACCGGCTGCGGCTCCAGCCTGCCGGGCCGCGCGCCAGGACGCACCCGGTGGCGCGTCACCTGAACGGCAAACGCACGCTGGGTGAGGCCACCGTGGCCGGTCTTCCCCAGCACGCCGTGCGCGACTATCTCCTGAATGAACTGCGGCTGGGCCTGCGTTTCCCCGGCAGCGGCTGGGTGCTCCGCGATCTGGTCTGGGAGCAGAAGTACGGCGTCCCCTCTCCCGGTGCGCTCCTTCAGCACCAACTGTAA
- a CDS encoding NAD(P)H-hydrate dehydratase: MSEFILSPGGARRVDARLERAGLLDLTMEEAGRAVADAVQASFPEGPVVLLAGGGANGGDALVAARHLLALGRVVRVLAQPAKHPLARLNRQRLRAVGGETQALNVAALRRAAASAGVLVDGLLGTGFVPPLRPAMAEVIEAMNAAHGAGLPVLAIDLPSGLDASSAERAEGSVRADETVTLMGFKTAVLFGEAATRAGRVTLVPLRVPPDWVREEALATRTEDAEVASRLPVRTTGAHKGTAGRVWIVGGHPGTVGAAALAGLGALRAGAGLVTVHSLADVPLVTPELMVQRHADWDQTLPQLRASGLPDAVALGMGLGPEAVRVAREVLAWGIPTVLDADALHPELAGHGHSECLWTPHPGEAARLLGTGTAEVIRDPLAAARRLQELLGGTVVLKGGPSVVASANALSVSRGGHPGMASGGMGDTLSGLLAALLGQGLSAADAGVAGVRLHARAGELAADTHGYGLIATDVSDQLGAAWQALKASSGPTRSRSGPPGNV, from the coding sequence ATGAGCGAATTCATCCTGAGTCCCGGGGGTGCGCGGCGGGTAGACGCCCGTCTGGAACGTGCCGGACTGCTGGACCTGACGATGGAGGAGGCCGGGCGCGCAGTGGCCGACGCCGTGCAGGCCTCGTTTCCGGAGGGCCCGGTTGTGTTGTTGGCGGGTGGCGGGGCCAACGGTGGGGACGCGCTGGTAGCGGCCCGGCACCTGCTGGCGCTGGGCCGGGTGGTGCGCGTGCTGGCGCAACCTGCCAAGCATCCGCTGGCCCGCCTGAACCGCCAACGCCTGCGGGCGGTGGGTGGGGAAACGCAGGCCCTCAATGTGGCCGCCCTGCGCCGCGCCGCCGCTTCCGCCGGGGTGCTGGTGGACGGCTTGTTGGGCACCGGATTCGTGCCGCCGTTGCGTCCGGCCATGGCAGAAGTGATCGAGGCAATGAACGCCGCCCACGGCGCTGGGCTTCCTGTGCTGGCCATCGATCTGCCCAGCGGATTGGATGCCTCCAGCGCGGAGAGGGCAGAAGGGAGTGTGCGTGCTGACGAGACCGTGACCCTGATGGGCTTCAAGACCGCCGTGCTGTTCGGCGAGGCCGCCACGCGGGCAGGCCGGGTGACGCTGGTGCCGCTGCGCGTGCCGCCCGATTGGGTGCGAGAGGAGGCCCTCGCCACCCGCACCGAGGACGCCGAGGTGGCCTCGCGGCTGCCCGTCCGCACCACCGGCGCGCACAAGGGGACGGCAGGACGGGTCTGGATCGTGGGTGGGCATCCTGGCACGGTGGGGGCGGCGGCGCTGGCAGGACTGGGGGCGCTGCGGGCGGGGGCTGGGCTGGTGACCGTCCATTCGCTGGCGGATGTGCCGCTCGTGACGCCTGAATTGATGGTTCAGCGGCATGCGGACTGGGACCAGACGTTGCCCCAGCTGCGCGCCTCCGGTCTGCCCGACGCCGTGGCGCTGGGCATGGGCCTGGGACCGGAGGCCGTGCGGGTGGCCCGTGAGGTGCTGGCCTGGGGAATCCCTACCGTGCTGGACGCCGACGCCCTGCACCCCGAACTGGCGGGCCACGGCCATTCCGAGTGCCTGTGGACCCCGCACCCCGGCGAGGCGGCGCGGCTGCTGGGAACCGGGACGGCAGAGGTCATCCGCGATCCCCTGGCGGCGGCGCGACGTTTGCAGGAGCTGCTAGGCGGCACTGTAGTGCTCAAGGGCGGCCCCAGCGTCGTCGCGTCAGCGAACGCGCTGAGCGTGTCGCGCGGCGGACATCCTGGCATGGCCTCTGGGGGGATGGGGGACACGCTGTCGGGCCTCCTGGCCGCGCTCCTGGGGCAGGGGCTGAGCGCAGCCGACGCCGGGGTTGCAGGAGTACGCTTGCACGCCCGCGCAGGTGAACTTGCCGCCGACACGCACGGCTATGGTCTGATCGCCACCGATGTCTCGGATCAGCTGGGCGCGGCCTGGCAGGCGCTCAAAGCGTCCTCGGGGCCGACTCGCTCACGTTCTGGGCCGCCGGGAAATGTGTGA
- the serA gene encoding phosphoglycerate dehydrogenase produces MSAPASAQTDQAPTTLRVLICDEMNPGNLDHDGFQIDYQGNMDRAETLRRLPQYDALITRSRTRVDRELIDAAGPRLKVIGRGGVGVDNIDLEYASLRGLLVLNAPESNNVSAAELAVMHLMAAARGLTRSDRKTRAGEWDRKFLGLELKDRTLGIVGLGRIGSMVADRAQGLRMNVVAYDPYVPESKFERLGVTRATSLDDLLGQVDFLTVHTPLTEETTGMIGARELARMKPDSIVVNAARGGIIEEQALVDALHSGHLFGAGVDVFVDEPPTPDHIFLGAPNLGITAHLGANTREAQERVGAEIVSRVLAALQGDVSKGAVNAPALDPKTLEALGGYLNLGEKLGRIQAQLLPGAYDIEVTFRGEFPTDPAPVVSSVLVGYLSGSTDERPNMINARALARERGLNLAVREQTDSPDYQTEVIVKVSTQGPDKIRTRTVGGTVFGRSPRLTRLRDYRVELEPEGYILIASNQDKPGAVAQLSTLLGTWGVNIAGMALGRATRGGQALFTLTLDEGLSAEQLQAVRDLDVIDSAYLVRV; encoded by the coding sequence ATGAGCGCCCCTGCCTCCGCCCAGACCGATCAAGCGCCCACCACCCTGCGCGTGCTGATCTGCGACGAGATGAACCCCGGCAATCTGGACCACGACGGCTTCCAGATCGATTACCAGGGGAATATGGACCGCGCCGAGACGCTGCGCCGCCTGCCCCAGTACGACGCCCTGATCACCCGCAGCCGCACCAGGGTGGACCGCGAACTGATCGACGCCGCCGGGCCACGCCTGAAAGTCATTGGGCGCGGCGGCGTGGGCGTCGACAACATCGATCTGGAATACGCCAGCCTGCGCGGTCTGCTGGTGCTGAACGCCCCCGAGAGCAACAACGTTTCGGCGGCGGAACTGGCCGTGATGCATCTGATGGCGGCGGCCCGCGGCCTGACCCGCTCGGACCGCAAGACGCGGGCGGGCGAATGGGACCGTAAATTTCTGGGGCTGGAACTCAAGGACCGGACGCTGGGAATCGTCGGGCTGGGCCGGATCGGCAGCATGGTAGCGGACCGCGCCCAGGGACTTCGCATGAACGTGGTGGCCTACGATCCCTACGTCCCGGAGAGCAAATTCGAGCGGCTGGGCGTGACGCGCGCCACATCGCTGGACGACCTGCTGGGGCAGGTGGACTTCCTGACCGTCCACACCCCGCTGACCGAGGAAACAACCGGCATGATCGGCGCACGTGAGCTGGCGCGGATGAAGCCGGATTCCATCGTGGTCAATGCGGCGCGCGGCGGCATTATCGAAGAACAGGCGCTGGTGGACGCCCTGCACAGCGGTCATCTGTTCGGAGCCGGGGTGGACGTCTTCGTGGACGAGCCGCCCACGCCGGATCACATTTTTCTGGGGGCGCCCAACCTGGGCATCACCGCCCATCTGGGCGCCAACACCCGCGAGGCGCAGGAGCGTGTGGGGGCGGAAATCGTCTCACGGGTGCTGGCCGCGTTGCAGGGTGACGTGAGCAAGGGCGCCGTCAATGCCCCGGCGCTGGACCCCAAGACCCTGGAAGCCCTGGGCGGCTACCTGAACCTGGGCGAGAAACTGGGCCGCATTCAGGCTCAGCTGCTGCCCGGCGCCTACGACATCGAGGTCACGTTCCGGGGCGAGTTTCCCACCGATCCAGCTCCGGTGGTGTCCAGCGTGCTGGTGGGCTACTTGTCGGGCAGCACCGACGAGCGGCCCAACATGATCAACGCACGCGCCCTGGCCAGGGAACGCGGTCTGAATCTGGCGGTGCGCGAGCAGACTGACAGTCCCGACTACCAGACCGAGGTGATCGTCAAGGTCAGCACCCAGGGGCCGGACAAGATCCGTACCCGCACGGTGGGCGGCACGGTCTTCGGCCGGAGTCCGCGCCTGACCCGTCTGCGCGACTACCGCGTGGAACTGGAACCGGAAGGTTACATCCTGATCGCCAGCAACCAGGACAAGCCGGGGGCGGTGGCGCAGCTCAGCACGCTGCTGGGCACCTGGGGCGTGAACATCGCCGGGATGGCCCTGGGCCGCGCCACACGGGGCGGGCAGGCGTTGTTCACGCTGACGCTGGACGAGGGCCTGAGCGCCGAGCAACTGCAGGCGGTGCGCGATCTGGACGTGATCGACAGCGCTTATCTCGTGCGGGTGTAG
- a CDS encoding superoxide dismutase, with product MAYQVPPLPYAFDALAPHIDARTMEIHHDKHHQAYVDNANKALEGTEFADMPVEELITKLDSVPADKKTALRNNAGGHANHSLFWTVMGPQGSGQPSGELMAAIEGTFGTFEDFKKKFEDAAKTRFGSGWAWLVVQNGKLAVVSTANQDSPLMGEAIAGASGTPILGVDVWEHAYYLNYQNKRPDYLEAFWNVVNWDEVARRYAEAK from the coding sequence ATGGCTTACCAAGTTCCCCCCCTGCCTTACGCCTTCGACGCCCTGGCCCCCCACATCGACGCCCGCACCATGGAAATTCACCATGACAAGCACCACCAGGCCTACGTGGACAACGCCAACAAGGCGCTGGAAGGCACTGAATTTGCGGACATGCCTGTCGAAGAACTGATCACCAAACTCGACAGTGTGCCTGCCGACAAGAAGACAGCCCTGCGCAACAATGCGGGTGGCCACGCCAACCACAGCCTGTTCTGGACGGTCATGGGTCCCCAGGGCAGCGGCCAGCCGAGTGGCGAACTGATGGCCGCCATTGAGGGGACCTTCGGCACCTTCGAGGATTTCAAGAAGAAGTTCGAGGACGCGGCCAAGACCCGTTTCGGCAGCGGTTGGGCGTGGCTGGTCGTGCAGAATGGCAAGCTGGCTGTGGTCAGCACCGCCAACCAGGACAGCCCGCTGATGGGCGAGGCGATTGCCGGCGCGAGCGGTACCCCGATTCTGGGTGTCGACGTGTGGGAACACGCCTACTACCTGAATTACCAGAACAAGCGCCCCGACTACTTGGAAGCGTTTTGGAATGTCGTCAACTGGGACGAGGTCGCCAGGCGTTACGCTGAAGCGAAGTAA
- a CDS encoding VanW family protein encodes MKFWLMGVSATVLLGGALAMGVAASSDEKLAPGLTVAGVDVGGLTRAQAVAALGERAATAPQVTVRAGDQSWTLAADQLGWHADAETSVAAAEKVSAARTLMERVKGMIGQPQPQSFPLIAAVDPAAAKAALSTLTASLNAQPKNATVAFDKQTLRYAVTAKDTPGRQYDAAAAATTYASAPTATTIQIPVKEWKAQHTAEVLQGYVDQGNALMRSFGATLAGTARKGVLTPLQVANLYWVKPQGIVADEAALKRAFTLLTEFIDQPAQNARFTFEGNKPVKVPEQAGRVTQKSAYAAFRATVLDPAKTSMVFASKTVQPELTAAQLPDASKLSLIHTGVSTYYHSSPERRTNVANAAAKVNGAVVPVDGTFSFLKALGGITADNGFVGGLIISGGRTVDGLGGGVCQVSTTVFRALYGAGLPVEERNQHSYRVGYYEPQVGFEAAVYDPGLDLKFANDTGGPLLIKTINDDAASTLKVQVWGLKQARTVTVSPAVILKRTPHPAPKYVVNPKLRPGSSRQVDWAADGFDLYITRTIKDASGVRIDRTSTVYKPWQAVYEVGPS; translated from the coding sequence GTGAAGTTCTGGTTGATGGGTGTATCGGCGACAGTGCTGCTGGGCGGAGCACTGGCGATGGGTGTGGCGGCCAGCTCCGACGAGAAGCTCGCGCCGGGCTTGACGGTGGCGGGTGTAGATGTGGGCGGCCTGACCCGTGCCCAGGCGGTCGCCGCCCTCGGCGAGCGCGCTGCCACGGCGCCACAGGTCACCGTCCGGGCGGGAGACCAGTCGTGGACCCTGGCGGCAGACCAGCTGGGCTGGCACGCCGACGCCGAGACCAGCGTGGCCGCCGCCGAGAAGGTCAGCGCTGCCCGCACCCTGATGGAGCGCGTCAAGGGCATGATCGGCCAGCCGCAGCCGCAGAGCTTTCCCTTGATCGCCGCCGTCGATCCTGCCGCGGCCAAGGCGGCGCTGTCCACCCTGACCGCCAGCCTGAACGCGCAGCCTAAGAACGCCACGGTGGCCTTTGACAAGCAGACCCTGCGGTACGCCGTGACGGCCAAGGACACGCCGGGCCGTCAATACGACGCTGCTGCCGCAGCCACGACCTACGCCTCCGCGCCCACCGCCACCACCATCCAGATTCCGGTCAAGGAATGGAAAGCGCAGCACACCGCCGAAGTTCTGCAGGGCTACGTGGATCAGGGCAATGCGCTGATGCGGTCCTTCGGCGCAACGCTGGCGGGTACGGCGCGCAAGGGCGTGCTGACCCCGCTGCAAGTCGCCAACCTGTACTGGGTCAAGCCGCAGGGCATCGTCGCGGACGAGGCTGCCCTCAAGCGGGCCTTCACCCTGCTGACGGAATTTATCGATCAGCCCGCGCAGAATGCCCGCTTTACTTTCGAGGGCAACAAACCGGTCAAGGTGCCAGAGCAGGCGGGCCGTGTGACCCAGAAATCGGCCTACGCGGCCTTCCGGGCCACGGTGCTGGACCCGGCCAAGACGAGCATGGTGTTCGCCTCCAAGACAGTCCAGCCTGAGCTGACCGCCGCGCAGTTGCCCGACGCCAGCAAGCTGAGTCTGATCCACACCGGCGTCAGCACCTACTACCACAGCAGCCCCGAGCGCCGCACCAACGTCGCCAACGCCGCCGCCAAAGTCAACGGTGCGGTGGTCCCGGTGGACGGTACCTTCAGTTTTCTGAAAGCTCTGGGCGGCATCACCGCCGACAATGGTTTCGTGGGCGGCCTAATCATTAGCGGCGGGCGCACGGTGGACGGCCTGGGTGGCGGGGTGTGTCAGGTCAGCACCACTGTGTTCCGTGCGTTGTACGGCGCGGGGCTGCCCGTCGAGGAACGCAATCAGCACAGCTACCGCGTCGGCTACTACGAGCCGCAGGTGGGCTTCGAGGCCGCCGTCTACGATCCGGGACTGGACCTCAAATTCGCCAATGACACGGGCGGCCCGCTGCTGATCAAGACCATCAACGACGACGCGGCCAGCACCCTGAAGGTGCAGGTCTGGGGCCTCAAGCAAGCGCGCACCGTGACCGTCAGCCCCGCCGTCATCCTCAAGCGCACGCCGCATCCCGCCCCCAAGTACGTGGTCAACCCCAAGCTGCGCCCCGGCTCCAGCAGGCAGGTGGACTGGGCGGCAGACGGCTTCGATCTTTACATCACCCGCACCATCAAGGACGCCAGTGGCGTGCGGATCGACAGGACCAGCACGGTCTACAAGCCCTGGCAGGCGGTGTACGAGGTGGGGCCGAGCTGA
- the aat gene encoding leucyl/phenylalanyl-tRNA--protein transferase, whose product MPTAAHFLNHPDPLTREVARGYAGGAFLMDNGDGVQWYGVATRALVPLTEEDGLHVARRLRRELPRFEVRVDTAFGEVIEGCRGRLPGAPARDGEWISPELTDLYGHLHETGLAHSFEVWRDGTLAGGVLGLALGGAFIAESKFHRVTNASKVAVIRLAEHVRSRGFILLDAQIQNPHLATLGAYEIDAEAYAPLLAAALELEAAL is encoded by the coding sequence ATGCCCACCGCCGCCCATTTCCTGAACCACCCGGACCCCCTGACCCGCGAGGTCGCGAGGGGCTACGCGGGCGGCGCATTCCTGATGGACAACGGGGACGGCGTGCAGTGGTACGGTGTGGCAACCCGCGCTCTGGTGCCGTTGACCGAAGAGGACGGGCTGCATGTGGCGCGCAGACTGCGCCGGGAGCTGCCGCGTTTCGAGGTCCGCGTGGATACTGCTTTCGGTGAAGTGATCGAGGGCTGCCGGGGGCGGTTGCCGGGAGCGCCAGCACGGGACGGCGAGTGGATCAGCCCGGAACTCACGGACCTTTACGGGCACCTGCATGAAACAGGCCTGGCCCATTCTTTCGAGGTCTGGCGCGACGGGACACTGGCGGGCGGTGTCCTGGGACTGGCGCTGGGCGGCGCATTCATTGCCGAGAGCAAGTTTCACCGGGTCACGAATGCCAGCAAGGTGGCCGTGATCCGTCTGGCCGAACACGTCCGGTCCAGAGGGTTCATCCTGCTCGACGCCCAGATCCAGAACCCTCACCTGGCAACGCTGGGCGCCTACGAAATCGACGCAGAAGCGTACGCCCCACTGCTGGCGGCGGCGCTGGAGTTAGAGGCCGCACTGTAA
- a CDS encoding tetratricopeptide repeat protein encodes MSDPARSPAKSTAQPAGLPAADPAALPDLGEVIRAGEWRRALAVSRLNGAGPDIQEALEAVFRFQETVRARRYPSARRALTDYREALAGGAAAAELSVLRRAADPDALETALNALVAHLKEPDPEVLAAGLAPALAQPLTRAEALNIQGVLLALQEESIRARALFEQALEADPGHYRALTNLGNLDIESGDHAGAEARYREVIRLNPEYDGGHHNLGVALRRQGKMGEAVRSIRRGQRLGMKRSREDADAEVKAQFAGNPLFKGMRWVLIAVVILILFLALRGAVT; translated from the coding sequence ATGTCTGATCCTGCCCGTTCTCCGGCCAAGTCCACGGCCCAGCCTGCGGGGCTGCCCGCCGCCGATCCCGCCGCCCTGCCCGATCTGGGCGAGGTCATTCGCGCCGGGGAGTGGCGCCGGGCGCTGGCCGTCTCGCGCCTGAACGGGGCCGGCCCCGACATTCAGGAGGCGCTGGAGGCGGTCTTCCGCTTCCAGGAGACCGTGCGGGCGCGGCGCTACCCGTCGGCCCGCCGGGCCCTGACCGACTACCGCGAGGCGCTGGCCGGGGGGGCCGCAGCCGCCGAACTGAGCGTGCTGCGCCGCGCTGCCGATCCCGACGCGCTGGAGACTGCGCTGAACGCTCTGGTCGCCCACCTGAAGGAGCCGGACCCGGAAGTGCTGGCGGCCGGGCTGGCCCCGGCGCTGGCCCAGCCGCTGACGCGCGCCGAGGCGCTGAACATTCAGGGCGTCCTGCTGGCGTTGCAAGAGGAGAGTATAAGGGCCAGGGCGCTGTTCGAGCAGGCGCTGGAAGCTGATCCGGGGCACTACCGCGCGCTGACCAACCTGGGCAATCTGGACATCGAGAGTGGTGACCACGCCGGGGCCGAGGCCCGCTACCGCGAAGTTATCCGCCTGAACCCCGAGTACGACGGTGGGCACCACAACCTGGGCGTGGCGCTGCGCCGTCAGGGCAAGATGGGCGAGGCGGTACGCTCGATCCGGCGCGGTCAGCGCCTGGGCATGAAACGCTCGCGCGAGGACGCGGACGCCGAGGTCAAGGCGCAGTTCGCGGGCAACCCGCTGTTCAAGGGCATGCGCTGGGTGCTGATCGCGGTGGTAATCCTGATCCTGTTCCTGGCCCTGCGCGGCGCGGTGACCTGA
- a CDS encoding PaaI family thioesterase translates to MADPTSRPLPTLDELNRQGEGKLPGLIGIRFTHVERGLIRSELTLRPELLAPNGFLHAASVVALADTSCGYGTRLLLPEEATGFTTIELKSNHLGTAREGMIICEARSVHAGRTTQVWDAEVRGPHGKVMALFRCTQAVLYGR, encoded by the coding sequence ATGGCTGACCCGACTTCGCGCCCCCTTCCCACGCTCGACGAGCTGAACCGGCAGGGCGAGGGCAAACTACCTGGGCTGATCGGCATTCGCTTCACGCATGTGGAACGCGGCCTGATCCGCTCCGAGCTGACGCTGCGCCCCGAATTGCTTGCCCCCAACGGCTTTCTGCACGCGGCGAGCGTGGTGGCACTGGCCGATACAAGTTGCGGCTACGGCACCCGGTTGTTGCTGCCGGAGGAGGCCACGGGTTTTACCACCATCGAACTCAAGAGCAATCACCTGGGCACGGCGCGCGAGGGAATGATCATCTGCGAGGCCCGTAGCGTTCATGCCGGACGCACCACCCAGGTCTGGGACGCAGAAGTGCGCGGACCACATGGCAAGGTCATGGCACTGTTCCGCTGCACGCAGGCGGTGCTGTATGGCCGGTGA